A single window of Streptococcus cristatus ATCC 51100 DNA harbors:
- a CDS encoding bacteriocin secretion accessory protein: protein MEEHYLESAEFYNRRYSSFSVRVILPTFFLLIFVVLFSLFAKKEITITSGASIEPSKILANIQSTSNNAIVTNNLKENKVVKKGDLLVQYKSDSENTQKETFSSQVESLKEQKRQLELLQESLKTGTSQFSGEDRFGYEQAFNDYKNQAASIRSNTEQQNSTIASQNSAASNSQAELGNLINETNAKLADYQTLRNAIQNGTSVPSTNAGYSIYQAYEAQAAADSQGQLKSQVLSQIDNQISQFESALSGYRVQYAGSGAQQAYSGSLDSQLESLKAQQLTKVGQELTALNQKILEVENNLKVQGGITQKGVITATEDGILHLNPETAGANLVPEGKLLAQLYPVLTKEKKVVITTYVTSKDVASLKKGETLRFTAMDGNNKEFVLKSKISNIDNNATKTEKGNFFKVEAEISLTDAQAKKIRYGIEGRAVVITGSKTYFDYYLDQFLRKD, encoded by the coding sequence ATGGAAGAACATTACTTAGAGAGTGCCGAATTTTATAACCGTAGATATTCTAGCTTTTCTGTGCGCGTGATTTTACCGACTTTCTTCTTGTTGATTTTTGTGGTCTTATTCTCCCTCTTTGCTAAAAAAGAAATCACTATTACTTCAGGTGCTTCTATTGAACCTAGCAAGATTCTGGCTAACATCCAATCAACCAGTAACAATGCCATTGTCACTAATAATTTGAAGGAAAACAAGGTTGTTAAAAAAGGGGATCTTTTAGTTCAGTATAAGTCTGATAGCGAAAATACTCAAAAAGAAACCTTCTCCTCTCAAGTAGAAAGCTTGAAGGAGCAAAAACGTCAGTTGGAGCTGCTGCAAGAAAGTCTGAAGACGGGGACTAGCCAGTTTTCAGGAGAGGATCGCTTCGGCTATGAGCAAGCATTTAATGATTATAAGAACCAAGCTGCGAGTATCCGTAGTAATACCGAACAGCAAAATTCGACCATTGCTTCTCAAAATTCAGCAGCTAGCAATTCACAAGCAGAGCTGGGGAATCTGATCAATGAAACAAATGCCAAATTAGCAGATTATCAGACCCTTAGAAATGCTATCCAAAATGGGACAAGTGTCCCTTCGACTAATGCTGGTTATAGCATTTATCAGGCTTATGAGGCGCAAGCTGCTGCTGATAGTCAAGGTCAGCTAAAGAGTCAAGTTCTGTCGCAGATTGACAATCAGATTTCCCAGTTTGAATCAGCTCTTTCGGGCTATCGAGTGCAGTATGCAGGTTCCGGTGCTCAGCAAGCCTATTCTGGTAGCTTGGATAGCCAGCTTGAGTCTTTGAAAGCTCAGCAGTTGACTAAAGTTGGTCAAGAATTGACGGCCTTGAATCAAAAGATTTTAGAAGTTGAAAACAATCTCAAGGTGCAAGGTGGTATTACTCAAAAGGGCGTGATCACAGCAACTGAAGATGGTATTCTCCACCTAAATCCTGAAACAGCAGGAGCGAATCTGGTTCCTGAAGGGAAGTTGCTTGCTCAATTGTATCCTGTTTTGACCAAGGAAAAAAAGGTCGTTATCACAACCTATGTGACCTCAAAAGATGTTGCTAGTCTGAAAAAAGGTGAGACTCTGCGTTTCACTGCAATGGATGGAAATAATAAAGAATTTGTTCTCAAATCTAAAATTTCAAACATTGACAACAATGCGACGAAAACGGAAAAAGGCAACTTCTTTAAGGTTGAAGCTGAAATAAGCTTAACGGATGCCCAAGCCAAGAAGATACGTTATGGTATTGAAGGTCGTGCAGTAGTCATCACAGGAAGCAAAACTTACTTTGACTATTACTTGGATCAATTCTTGAGAAAGGACTAA
- the comA gene encoding peptide cleavage/export ABC transporter ComA: MRFTKRHYRAQVDARDCGVAALAMIYGYYGSYYSLASLREMAKTTLRGTTAFGLVKVSEELGFETRAFKADMSLFDMKGIVYPFIAHVIKDKKLLHYYVVTGHDKHSVYIADPDPAVKMTKLSKEQFAQEWTGVSIFIAPAPEYRPHKEKKNGLWSFVPILMKQKGLIANIVIATMLVTIINIVGSYYMQGIIDTYVPNQMRNTLGIISLGLIVVYILQQVLTYAQSYLLLILGQRLSIDVILSYIKHVFHLPMSFFATRRTGEIVSRFNDANSIIDALASTILSIFLDVSIVVVMAIVLFSQNFYLFFISLLSLPIYIVVIFAFMKPFEKMNRDTMESNAILSSSIIEDINGIETIKSLTSEDFRYQKIDREFVDYLKKSFTYSRMENIQIGLKKTAQLLLNVAILWMGALLVMDNKMTLGQLITYNTLLVYFTNPLENIINLQTKLQTAQVANNRLNEVYLVDSEFMDKKAIRDLSMTKGDIELRNVSYKYGYGRNVLSDINLTIERGSKVAFVGISGSGKTTLAKMIVNFYDPNEGEILVNNINLNQIDKHVLRRHINYLPQQPYVFNGTILENVLLGAKPGTTQKEIIRALEIAEIREDIERMPLNYQTELTSDGSGISGGQRQRLALARALLTDAPVLILDEATSNLDILTEKKIIDNLLELDKTIIFIAHRLTIAERSEKVVVLDKGEIVEQGTHEELVAQDGFYAHLVNS, translated from the coding sequence ATGAGATTTACAAAGCGTCATTATAGGGCTCAAGTTGACGCGAGAGATTGTGGTGTAGCAGCGCTGGCCATGATATATGGCTATTATGGTTCCTATTATTCTTTGGCTAGTTTGCGTGAAATGGCCAAGACAACTTTAAGAGGAACAACTGCTTTTGGGCTAGTGAAGGTTTCGGAAGAGTTAGGTTTTGAAACACGAGCCTTTAAAGCGGATATGTCTTTATTTGACATGAAGGGCATCGTTTATCCTTTTATCGCCCATGTTATCAAAGACAAGAAATTGCTTCACTATTATGTTGTGACTGGGCACGATAAACATTCGGTTTATATTGCGGATCCAGATCCGGCTGTTAAAATGACCAAGCTTTCTAAGGAACAGTTTGCGCAAGAGTGGACAGGTGTCTCTATTTTCATCGCCCCAGCGCCAGAATATAGACCACACAAGGAAAAGAAAAACGGTCTCTGGTCTTTTGTTCCGATTTTAATGAAACAAAAGGGACTGATTGCCAATATCGTTATTGCAACGATGCTGGTGACGATTATCAATATCGTGGGCTCTTACTACATGCAGGGGATTATTGATACTTACGTACCGAATCAGATGAGGAATACCTTAGGAATTATTTCTCTCGGTCTAATAGTTGTCTACATTTTGCAACAGGTCCTAACTTATGCTCAGAGCTATCTGCTTCTTATTTTAGGCCAACGCCTTTCGATTGATGTGATTTTGTCCTATATTAAGCATGTCTTTCATCTACCGATGTCTTTTTTTGCGACGAGAAGGACAGGGGAAATCGTATCGCGCTTCAACGATGCCAATAGTATCATTGATGCCTTGGCCAGCACCATTCTGTCCATCTTTTTGGATGTCTCTATCGTTGTCGTTATGGCAATTGTTTTGTTCTCACAAAACTTCTATTTGTTCTTTATCAGTTTGCTCTCGCTGCCAATCTATATCGTCGTGATTTTTGCCTTCATGAAGCCATTTGAAAAAATGAATCGCGATACGATGGAATCCAATGCCATCCTGTCTTCTTCCATTATCGAAGATATCAATGGTATTGAGACGATCAAATCCTTGACAAGTGAAGATTTCCGCTATCAAAAAATTGATAGAGAATTTGTTGACTATCTAAAGAAATCATTTACTTATAGTCGAATGGAGAATATCCAAATCGGTTTGAAGAAGACGGCTCAGCTCTTGCTGAATGTTGCAATCCTTTGGATGGGAGCTCTTTTGGTAATGGACAATAAAATGACCTTGGGGCAGTTGATTACTTATAATACTTTGTTGGTTTATTTCACAAATCCGCTGGAAAATATTATCAATTTACAGACCAAGCTTCAGACTGCACAAGTTGCCAATAATCGCTTGAACGAGGTTTATCTGGTTGACTCTGAATTTATGGATAAAAAAGCGATCCGTGATTTGAGCATGACCAAGGGCGACATTGAGTTGAGAAATGTCAGCTACAAGTATGGCTATGGACGAAACGTTCTGTCGGATATTAATTTGACCATTGAAAGAGGCAGCAAGGTGGCCTTTGTAGGAATTTCTGGTTCTGGAAAGACGACTCTTGCCAAGATGATCGTGAACTTTTACGATCCAAACGAGGGAGAAATTCTGGTTAATAATATCAACCTCAATCAGATTGACAAGCATGTCTTGCGCCGTCATATCAATTACTTGCCGCAACAGCCTTATGTTTTTAATGGTACCATCTTGGAGAATGTTCTCCTAGGTGCCAAGCCCGGAACGACTCAGAAAGAAATCATTCGGGCGTTGGAAATTGCAGAAATTCGTGAAGATATTGAACGGATGCCTTTGAATTACCAAACAGAATTGACATCGGATGGTTCAGGAATTTCAGGTGGTCAGCGTCAGCGCTTGGCCTTGGCTCGGGCTCTTTTGACAGATGCTCCTGTTTTGATCCTTGATGAGGCGACCAGCAATCTGGATATCTTGACAGAGAAAAAGATTATTGACAACCTTTTGGAGTTGGACAAGACCATTATTTTCATTGCCCATCGATTGACCATTGCGGAGCGATCTGAAAAAGTGGTTGTTCTGGACAAGGGTGAAATCGTGGAGCAAGGAACACATGAAGAGTTGGTTGCTCAGGATGGCTTCTATGCTCATCTGGTGAATAGTTAG
- a CDS encoding Blp family class II bacteriocin — translation MENFAMMDNQFAALTEEEMMMIDGGWAFYGIPVDIFTVSLAILGGSLVSGFLVGLFS, via the coding sequence ATGGAAAACTTTGCTATGATGGACAACCAATTTGCTGCGTTGACTGAAGAAGAAATGATGATGATCGACGGTGGATGGGCATTCTATGGTATCCCTGTTGACATTTTCACAGTATCATTGGCTATTTTGGGTGGCTCATTGGTTTCAGGCTTCTTAGTAGGACTTTTCAGCTAA
- the rnhC gene encoding ribonuclease HIII, translating to MESITLSPKRAEIEAFVQKYQDKLVPSKNQYIQYLLKLNQATVSIYTSGKVLFQGEKAGHYAAFFGHQAEEASKTSQKISLIGTDEVGNGSYFGGLAVVASFVSPEQHAFLCKLGVGDSKALTDLKIRQLAPILKKEIQHQALLLSPEKYNEVIASGYNAVSVKVALHNQAIYLLLQKGLTPEKIVIDAFTSQQNYDKYLQNEKNHFPNPVSLIEKAEGKFLAVAVSSIIARDLFLENLENLSQELGYTLPSGAGSKSDQVASQILQAYGMAGLQHTAKLHFKNTEKAKKLLER from the coding sequence ATGGAAAGTATAACTTTAAGTCCTAAACGAGCAGAAATTGAGGCTTTTGTCCAGAAATATCAAGACAAGCTTGTGCCTAGTAAAAATCAGTATATCCAATATCTACTGAAATTGAACCAGGCAACTGTCAGTATCTATACTTCTGGCAAGGTTCTTTTCCAAGGAGAAAAAGCTGGTCACTATGCTGCTTTTTTCGGCCATCAAGCCGAGGAAGCCAGCAAGACTTCTCAGAAGATCTCCCTTATAGGTACGGATGAGGTCGGAAATGGCTCTTACTTTGGTGGTTTAGCAGTTGTTGCTTCCTTTGTCAGTCCAGAACAGCACGCTTTCTTGTGTAAGTTGGGCGTGGGCGATTCGAAGGCCTTGACCGACCTTAAGATTCGGCAACTGGCACCGATTTTGAAAAAGGAAATCCAACATCAGGCTCTGCTCCTGTCTCCAGAAAAATATAACGAAGTGATTGCCTCTGGTTACAATGCTGTGTCTGTCAAGGTGGCTCTTCACAATCAAGCCATTTATCTGCTATTGCAAAAAGGTTTAACACCAGAAAAAATCGTCATTGACGCCTTTACCAGTCAGCAGAATTATGACAAATACCTACAAAATGAAAAGAATCATTTTCCAAATCCCGTTAGCCTCATCGAGAAAGCGGAAGGAAAGTTTCTAGCTGTCGCTGTTAGCTCCATTATCGCTCGCGACCTCTTCCTGGAAAATCTGGAAAATCTGAGCCAAGAGCTTGGCTATACCCTTCCGAGTGGAGCTGGAAGCAAGAGCGACCAGGTTGCTAGCCAAATACTCCAAGCCTATGGAATGGCTGGCCTCCAGCATACCGCTAAACTTCATTTTAAAAATACAGAAAAAGCTAAAAAGCTCTTAGAAAGGTAG
- the lepB gene encoding signal peptidase I gives MKNKRFDFRAFLKEWGVFTLIISVILLTRWLLWAPVKVDGHSMDPTLANGEYLMVLKHQSIDRFDIVVASEQDDDGKKKEVVKRVIGLPGDTIQYENDTLYINGKKTDESYLTEYIKKFKKDKLQSTYVGKDYTDNGTFFRKLASQAQAFTVDKEGSPVFTIKLLDDEYLLLGDDRIVSKDSRQVGAFKSSQIQGEAKFRIWPILPFKTY, from the coding sequence ATGAAAAACAAACGCTTTGACTTCCGTGCCTTCCTCAAGGAGTGGGGAGTCTTTACCCTGATTATCTCTGTTATCTTACTCACTCGCTGGCTACTCTGGGCACCTGTCAAGGTAGACGGCCACTCTATGGACCCAACCTTAGCAAATGGGGAGTATCTGATGGTTTTGAAACACCAGTCCATTGATCGTTTCGATATTGTCGTAGCCTCTGAACAGGATGACGATGGCAAAAAGAAAGAAGTCGTCAAGCGAGTCATTGGCCTTCCGGGCGATACCATTCAGTACGAAAACGACACCCTTTATATCAATGGTAAAAAAACTGACGAATCTTACTTAACAGAATACATCAAGAAATTCAAAAAGGACAAGCTCCAATCTACTTATGTAGGCAAGGATTATACGGACAACGGAACTTTCTTCCGCAAGCTTGCCTCTCAAGCCCAGGCCTTTACCGTGGACAAGGAAGGTAGCCCCGTCTTTACCATCAAACTCCTAGATGATGAGTACCTGCTTTTAGGTGACGATCGCATTGTATCCAAGGATAGCCGGCAGGTCGGTGCCTTTAAATCCAGTCAGATTCAAGGCGAAGCTAAATTCCGTATCTGGCCAATCCTACCTTTCAAGACTTACTAA
- the recD2 gene encoding SF1B family DNA helicase RecD2, whose protein sequence is MTEFYFSGTIERIIFENPSNFFRILLLDIQDTDCEDFDDFEIIVTGTMADIIEGEDYTFWGNLVQHPKYGQQLKISRYERAKPTSKGLVKYFSSDHFKGIGVKTAQKIVDLYGDETIDKILAEPEKLKEITGLSAKNREAFVAKLQLNYGTELVLAKLAAYGIPNKLAFQIQETYKEETLEIVKQYPYRLVEDIQGIGFKIADQLAQQLGIESDAPERFRAGLIHTLLTQSMETGDTYLEARDLLAHTIDLLESSRQVELDPSLVADELAHLIEEDKVQNVETKIFENSLFFAEEGICSNLIRLLEKGHQDRFEEEKILDAISQAEDDLGIHYDQIQKQAIFDAITQKVFILTGGPGTGKTTVINGIISVYSQLRELDLKKKADLPILLAAPTGRAARRMNELTGLPSATIHRHLGMTGDDDTSHLDDYLDADFIIVDEFSMVDTWLANQLLSNISSNTKLLLVGDAEQLPSVSPGQVLADLLQIPSIPQTKLEKIYRQSQDSTIVTLASQIQKGLLPEDFTEKKADRSYFEARNEHIPPMIERIASAAIRSGIPAQDVQVLAPMYRGQAGIDQINNLMQNLINPVEKDQLTFEAPDCQYRQGDRVIHLVNDAESNVFNGDLGYIVDLLPAKYTESKQDELTINFDGNEISYQRSEWYKIRLAYAMSIHKSQGSEFPVVILPITRSSHRMLQRNLVYTAITRAKSKLILLGEKSAFDYAVKNTGTARKTYLIERFGDVESPQEIIHNPVDNSKSPVENYALTEENFQKIDPMIGITEEDIHSIFGE, encoded by the coding sequence ATGACAGAATTTTATTTTTCAGGCACAATTGAGCGCATCATTTTTGAAAATCCCAGCAATTTCTTTCGAATCCTCCTCTTGGATATCCAAGACACAGATTGTGAAGATTTTGATGATTTTGAGATTATCGTGACCGGAACCATGGCCGATATTATCGAAGGCGAGGATTATACATTTTGGGGCAATCTAGTTCAGCATCCCAAGTACGGACAGCAGCTAAAAATTTCCCGCTATGAGAGGGCAAAACCGACTAGTAAGGGGCTGGTTAAATATTTTTCCAGTGACCACTTTAAGGGTATCGGTGTCAAGACAGCCCAAAAAATTGTGGATCTTTATGGGGACGAAACCATTGATAAGATTTTAGCTGAGCCAGAAAAACTCAAAGAAATCACTGGCCTTTCCGCCAAAAATCGAGAAGCCTTTGTTGCCAAACTGCAACTCAACTATGGAACAGAGCTGGTCTTAGCTAAGCTGGCTGCCTACGGCATTCCCAACAAACTAGCCTTTCAGATTCAGGAAACCTACAAGGAAGAAACGCTTGAAATCGTCAAGCAGTATCCCTACCGGCTAGTTGAAGATATCCAAGGTATCGGTTTTAAAATTGCTGACCAGCTGGCTCAGCAGTTGGGAATTGAAAGTGATGCCCCTGAGCGTTTTCGGGCTGGCTTGATTCATACCCTCCTGACCCAGTCCATGGAAACCGGAGATACCTATTTGGAAGCTAGAGACCTATTGGCTCATACGATTGATCTTCTGGAGAGTTCGCGTCAAGTAGAGCTAGACCCTAGTCTGGTAGCCGATGAATTGGCTCACCTGATTGAAGAAGACAAAGTCCAAAATGTTGAGACTAAGATTTTTGAAAACAGTCTCTTCTTTGCCGAGGAAGGCATCTGCAGCAATCTAATTCGCCTTTTGGAAAAAGGCCATCAGGATCGCTTTGAAGAAGAGAAAATCCTCGATGCCATAAGCCAGGCTGAAGATGACCTAGGCATCCACTATGATCAGATTCAGAAGCAGGCCATTTTCGACGCTATCACACAAAAAGTCTTTATCCTGACGGGTGGACCAGGAACAGGAAAAACAACCGTCATCAATGGTATCATTTCCGTCTATAGCCAGCTTCGAGAGTTGGATTTGAAAAAGAAGGCAGATTTGCCCATTCTCCTTGCTGCTCCGACTGGTCGAGCTGCTCGCCGTATGAACGAACTGACTGGACTACCCAGCGCTACGATCCACCGACATCTCGGTATGACTGGAGATGATGATACCAGTCATTTGGATGATTATCTGGATGCTGATTTTATCATTGTTGATGAGTTCTCCATGGTGGACACTTGGCTGGCCAATCAGCTCCTCAGTAATATCTCCTCCAATACCAAACTGCTTTTGGTGGGCGATGCAGAGCAGTTACCCTCTGTCAGTCCTGGGCAGGTATTAGCTGACCTACTGCAAATACCGAGTATCCCCCAAACCAAGCTGGAAAAAATTTACCGTCAGAGCCAAGATTCGACTATTGTTACTCTGGCTAGTCAAATCCAAAAGGGACTACTGCCAGAAGATTTTACTGAAAAAAAAGCGGATCGATCTTATTTTGAAGCTCGAAATGAACACATCCCGCCCATGATTGAACGAATTGCCAGCGCAGCTATTCGCAGTGGCATCCCAGCTCAAGATGTGCAAGTGCTGGCTCCCATGTACCGCGGACAGGCCGGTATTGACCAGATAAACAACCTCATGCAAAATCTGATCAATCCTGTGGAAAAAGATCAGCTGACCTTTGAGGCACCTGACTGCCAATATCGACAAGGAGACCGGGTCATCCACTTGGTCAATGATGCAGAAAGCAATGTCTTTAACGGTGACTTAGGCTACATCGTAGACCTGCTCCCAGCTAAGTACACCGAGTCCAAGCAGGACGAATTAACCATCAACTTTGACGGCAATGAAATTAGCTACCAGCGCAGCGAATGGTACAAAATTCGCCTAGCCTATGCCATGAGCATCCACAAGTCTCAAGGTAGCGAGTTTCCCGTGGTTATCCTTCCCATTACCCGAAGCAGCCACCGCATGCTCCAGCGCAATCTGGTCTACACAGCTATTACCCGAGCCAAGAGCAAACTGATCCTACTTGGGGAAAAGTCAGCCTTTGACTACGCTGTAAAGAATACTGGAACGGCCCGCAAAACCTATCTGATTGAACGTTTTGGGGATGTAGAATCCCCTCAAGAAATTATCCACAATCCTGTGGATAACAGCAAATCGCCTGTGGAAAACTATGCCCTAACAGAGGAAAACTTCCAGAAAATTGATCCTATGATTGGGATAACAGAAGAAGATATTCACAGTATTTTTGGAGAATAA
- a CDS encoding TetR/AcrR family transcriptional regulator, producing the protein MAARADKSQAMIEKILATASQLFVQKGYEKTSMQDIARTAGISKGAIYHHFQSKDEIILKVMQHLKELMVEEIARTLQATEQLSGKEQLQALVKANLESQTIHSMDSVMDEYDKDAGFGLAILQDNLKISAPIIASIIKKGMADGSFQTQFPDEGAEVFLLLLNFWLVGQFSEKSFEKQAERLRFIRFMLESIGIDILSDELMEQTLTYLKRGC; encoded by the coding sequence ATGGCAGCGAGGGCAGATAAATCTCAGGCAATGATCGAAAAAATTTTGGCGACAGCTTCTCAACTTTTCGTTCAAAAAGGCTATGAAAAAACCAGCATGCAGGATATCGCACGGACAGCAGGTATTTCAAAAGGAGCTATTTATCATCATTTTCAGTCAAAGGATGAGATTATCCTAAAGGTGATGCAGCATCTGAAGGAACTGATGGTGGAAGAAATCGCCAGGACTTTGCAAGCGACCGAGCAGCTGAGCGGAAAGGAACAGTTACAGGCGCTCGTTAAGGCCAATCTGGAGAGCCAGACCATTCATTCCATGGATTCGGTTATGGATGAGTACGATAAGGATGCGGGTTTTGGACTGGCTATCTTGCAGGATAATCTGAAAATCAGCGCCCCTATTATTGCTTCGATTATCAAGAAGGGGATGGCGGATGGCTCCTTTCAGACCCAGTTTCCAGATGAAGGAGCTGAAGTTTTCCTTCTCTTGCTTAATTTTTGGTTAGTGGGTCAATTCTCAGAGAAAAGTTTTGAAAAGCAGGCTGAACGTCTCCGCTTTATCCGCTTTATGCTGGAATCCATTGGCATTGATATTCTTAGTGACGAGCTGATGGAGCAGACTCTGACTTATTTAAAGAGGGGCTGCTAG
- the dinB gene encoding DNA polymerase IV, with product MLIFPLINDTSRKIIHIDMDAFFASVEERDNPKLKGKPVIIGSDPRQTGGRGVVSTCNYEARKFGVHSAMSSKEAYERCPQGIFISGNYEKYQTVGLQIREIFKRYTDKIEPMSIDEAYLDVTENKLGIKSAVKIAKLIQHDIWNELQLTASAGVSYNKFLAKIASDYEKPHGLTVILPEEAEAFLASMDIAKFHGVGKKSVEKLYEMGVYTGADLLKIPEMTLIDKFGRFGFDLYRKARGISNSPVKSNRIRKSIGKERTYAKLLHGEEDIKKELSRLAAKVALSLEKHQKAGKTVVLKIRYADFSTLTKRKSLNLATQDKEQIERTAHEIYDSLEEQPRGVRLLGLTVTGFG from the coding sequence ATGCTAATTTTTCCGCTAATCAATGACACATCGCGAAAGATCATTCATATTGATATGGATGCTTTTTTTGCTTCGGTCGAAGAGCGGGACAATCCTAAGCTCAAGGGAAAGCCTGTGATTATCGGTAGTGATCCGCGTCAGACGGGTGGACGTGGTGTGGTTTCGACTTGTAATTATGAAGCCAGAAAGTTCGGAGTTCATTCGGCTATGAGCTCCAAGGAAGCCTACGAGCGTTGCCCGCAGGGAATTTTTATTTCGGGAAATTATGAAAAATATCAAACAGTTGGTTTGCAGATTCGAGAGATTTTCAAGCGCTACACGGATAAAATTGAGCCCATGAGTATCGACGAGGCTTATCTGGATGTGACGGAAAATAAGTTGGGTATCAAATCTGCAGTCAAAATTGCCAAGCTGATCCAGCACGATATCTGGAATGAGCTGCAACTGACGGCTTCGGCAGGCGTTTCTTATAATAAATTTCTGGCCAAGATTGCCAGTGATTATGAGAAGCCGCACGGTCTGACGGTTATTTTACCCGAGGAGGCAGAGGCCTTTCTGGCGTCCATGGACATTGCTAAGTTTCACGGAGTTGGTAAGAAGAGCGTTGAAAAACTGTATGAAATGGGTGTTTATACTGGTGCAGATCTACTCAAAATACCAGAAATGACCTTGATTGATAAGTTTGGTCGCTTTGGCTTTGATCTCTACCGGAAAGCGCGTGGTATCAGCAATAGTCCGGTCAAGTCCAATCGTATTCGCAAGTCTATCGGTAAGGAGCGAACCTATGCTAAATTGCTCCATGGCGAGGAGGATATAAAAAAAGAACTATCTCGCTTGGCAGCTAAGGTCGCTCTCAGCTTAGAGAAACACCAGAAAGCTGGCAAGACGGTTGTCCTAAAAATCCGCTATGCCGATTTCTCTACCTTGACAAAAAGGAAAAGTTTGAATCTAGCCACTCAAGACAAGGAGCAAATCGAGCGAACGGCTCATGAGATTTACGATAGCTTGGAAGAGCAGCCGCGAGGCGTTCGCTTGTTGGGACTGACAGTGACGGGGTTTGGATAA